A part of Lacibacter sp. H407 genomic DNA contains:
- the infA gene encoding translation initiation factor IF-1 — MAKQALIKQDGKILEALSNAMFRVQLENGHEILATISGKMRMHYIRILPGDKVGVEMSPYDLSRGRIIFRYK, encoded by the coding sequence ATGGCGAAACAAGCACTTATTAAGCAAGACGGTAAAATTTTAGAAGCATTGAGCAATGCTATGTTTCGGGTACAGCTTGAAAACGGGCACGAAATTCTGGCCACGATCTCAGGAAAAATGAGGATGCACTACATCCGAATCCTTCCGGGCGATAAAGTTGGTGTAGAAATGAGTCCCTACGATTTGAGCAGGGGTCGTATTATTTTCAGGTATAAGTAA
- the ykgO gene encoding type B 50S ribosomal protein L36: protein MKVRASIKKRSVDCKIVRRKGRLYVINKKNPRFKQRQG, encoded by the coding sequence ATGAAAGTTAGAGCATCCATCAAAAAGCGCAGCGTTGACTGCAAAATTGTTCGCAGAAAGGGCCGCCTTTATGTGATTAACAAGAAGAATCCCCGCTTTAAGCAGCGCCAGGGATAA
- the rpsM gene encoding 30S ribosomal protein S13, with product MARIAGVDLPKNKRGEIGLTYIYGIGPSTAKYILEKSGIDVNKKVNQWNDDELNAIRNVITNEFKVEGQLRSEVQMSIKRLLDIACYRGLRHRKGLPVRGQRTKTNSRTRKGKRKTVAGKKKAAKK from the coding sequence ATGGCTCGTATTGCCGGTGTTGATTTACCAAAGAACAAAAGAGGAGAAATAGGCCTTACCTATATCTATGGTATTGGTCCTTCTACTGCAAAGTACATCCTTGAGAAATCAGGTATTGATGTAAATAAAAAAGTGAACCAGTGGAATGATGACGAATTGAATGCAATTCGTAACGTTATTACCAACGAGTTTAAAGTAGAAGGTCAGTTGCGTAGTGAGGTGCAAATGAGCATCAAGCGTTTGCTTGATATTGCTTGCTACCGTGGCTTACGTCACCGTAAAGGATTACCGGTTCGTGGTCAACGTACCAAAACAAACAGCCGTACACGGAAAGGTAAACGCAAGACAGTTGCCGGAAAGAAAAAGGCAGCTAAGAAGTAA
- the rpsK gene encoding 30S ribosomal protein S11: MAKAQQVSAKAAAKKRVVKVDSHGDAHISATFNNIIISLTNKQGQVISWSSAGKMGFKGSKKNTPYAAQVASAEAAKKAFDAGVKRVDVFVKGPGSGRESAIRALSQSGIEVAMIKDVTPLPHNGCRPPKKRRV; encoded by the coding sequence ATGGCAAAAGCACAACAGGTGAGCGCTAAAGCAGCCGCCAAGAAAAGAGTTGTAAAGGTTGATTCGCACGGTGATGCACATATCAGTGCCACGTTCAACAACATCATTATCAGTTTAACCAACAAGCAAGGTCAGGTTATTTCATGGAGCAGCGCCGGTAAAATGGGCTTTAAAGGTTCCAAGAAAAACACTCCTTATGCTGCTCAGGTAGCATCTGCTGAAGCTGCGAAAAAAGCATTTGATGCAGGTGTAAAACGTGTGGACGTATTTGTAAAAGGTCCGGGTTCTGGTCGTGAAAGCGCCATCCGTGCTTTATCACAATCAGGTATTGAAGTAGCAATGATCAAAGATGTTACGCCTTTACCACACAATGGTTGTCGTCCTCCGAAAAAGAGAAGAGTTTAA
- the rpsD gene encoding 30S ribosomal protein S4 has product MARYTGPKTKISRIFGEPILGNGKWLGKNSNPPGQHGAQRKRKTLGEYALQLREKQKAKYTYGLLEKQFRKTFDEAARIKGVTGENLIRLLEARLDNAVYRLGISPSRPGARQLVSHKHITVNGEVVNVPSYQLQPGDVISLKDKSKDNASVTGKLAGKNPKFSWLDWNEAEMKGTFIAYPERENVPENIKEQLIVELYSK; this is encoded by the coding sequence ATGGCACGTTACACAGGTCCAAAGACCAAGATCTCCCGTATTTTCGGTGAGCCAATTTTAGGAAATGGCAAATGGTTGGGTAAGAACAGCAACCCTCCTGGCCAGCACGGCGCACAACGTAAACGTAAAACGTTAGGTGAATACGCTTTACAGCTCCGTGAAAAACAAAAAGCCAAATACACTTATGGCTTATTGGAGAAACAATTCCGTAAAACATTTGATGAAGCTGCCCGTATCAAGGGCGTAACAGGTGAAAACCTGATCCGCTTACTGGAAGCACGTTTGGACAATGCAGTTTACCGTTTAGGTATTTCTCCAAGTCGTCCGGGTGCACGCCAGCTCGTAAGTCACAAACACATTACCGTGAATGGTGAAGTAGTGAATGTTCCTTCGTATCAATTACAACCCGGCGACGTAATCAGCTTAAAAGATAAGAGCAAGGATAATGCATCTGTAACAGGCAAACTGGCAGGTAAAAATCCAAAGTTCAGCTGGTTAGACTGGAATGAAGCTGAAATGAAAGGTACGTTCATTGCATATCCAGAGCGTGAGAACGTTCCTGAGAATATCAAGGAGCAACTGATTGTGGAATTGTACAGCAAGTAA
- a CDS encoding DNA-directed RNA polymerase subunit alpha, translating into MAILNFVKPDKIVLQKATDFEAQFEFRPLEPGYGVTIGNALRRVLLNSLEGYAIVGIKIEGADHEFGTVKGISEDVVEIILNLKQVRFKKKVEHEVSHEKITLSLKNKTEFTAANIGEASPSFEVMNPELLICTMDPSAKLDIEINIARGRGYVPAEDNKPKDAPFGYIATDSIFTPIKNVKYLIENTRVEQRTDFEKLVMDVVTDGTIHPEEAVKQASRILIQHLMIITDENITFDNKEEKKEDVVDEQMLQLRKVLKTPLEDLDLSVRAFNCLKAAKINSLSELVQYEQEDLMKFRNFGQKSLAEIEQVLGERGLHFGMDLHKMGLDNID; encoded by the coding sequence ATGGCTATTTTGAATTTCGTAAAACCCGATAAAATTGTTCTTCAGAAAGCAACAGACTTTGAAGCACAATTTGAATTTCGTCCGCTTGAACCCGGTTATGGTGTTACCATTGGTAACGCACTGCGCCGTGTGTTGCTGAATTCATTGGAAGGATATGCAATTGTAGGTATTAAGATAGAGGGAGCTGACCATGAGTTTGGTACTGTAAAAGGAATCAGCGAAGATGTTGTGGAAATTATCCTCAACCTGAAGCAGGTTCGTTTTAAGAAAAAAGTTGAGCACGAAGTAAGTCACGAAAAGATCACGTTAAGTCTGAAAAATAAAACAGAATTTACTGCTGCTAACATTGGTGAAGCTTCTCCAAGTTTTGAAGTAATGAATCCTGAATTGTTGATCTGCACAATGGATCCAAGTGCAAAGCTTGATATTGAGATCAACATTGCAAGAGGTCGTGGTTATGTACCTGCAGAAGATAACAAACCAAAAGATGCTCCATTTGGATACATTGCTACTGACTCTATCTTTACGCCCATTAAAAACGTAAAGTACCTGATCGAAAATACACGTGTGGAACAGCGTACTGATTTCGAAAAATTAGTAATGGATGTTGTTACAGATGGTACAATTCATCCGGAAGAGGCAGTAAAGCAAGCAAGCCGCATCTTGATTCAACACCTGATGATCATTACTGATGAAAACATCACGTTTGATAATAAGGAAGAGAAGAAAGAAGATGTAGTGGATGAGCAAATGCTGCAATTACGTAAGGTATTGAAGACTCCGTTGGAAGATCTCGATCTTTCAGTACGTGCCTTCAATTGTTTGAAAGCTGCAAAGATCAACTCATTGAGTGAATTGGTACAGTACGAGCAGGAAGACCTGATGAAGTTCCGCAACTTCGGTCAAAAATCATTGGCTGAAATTGAGCAGGTGTTAGGCGAAAGAGGCTTACACTTTGGTATGGATCTTCACAAAATGGGATTGGATAATATCGATTAA
- the rplQ gene encoding 50S ribosomal protein L17 yields the protein MRHGDKIKNLSRTASHRKALLTNLAIELIQHKRIVTTLTKAKALRTWIEPLITKAKDNSTHSRRVVFSYLQNKEAVTELFSTVAEKVASRPGGYTRVLKLGIRVGDNAEKAMIELVDFNEIYGKGKGEAAAPAKKTRRAGGAKKKAEATTEEVAAAPAAEETKEEKSAE from the coding sequence ATGCGTCACGGAGACAAAATCAAAAATCTGAGTCGTACCGCTTCTCACAGAAAAGCGTTGCTGACTAACCTAGCTATCGAGCTGATCCAACACAAACGTATCGTTACTACCTTAACAAAGGCAAAAGCGTTACGTACATGGATCGAGCCTCTGATTACAAAAGCCAAAGACAATTCTACTCACTCACGTCGTGTAGTGTTTAGTTACTTACAAAACAAAGAAGCTGTTACTGAACTGTTCAGCACTGTTGCTGAAAAAGTTGCCAGCCGCCCGGGTGGATATACACGTGTATTGAAATTAGGTATACGTGTAGGTGATAACGCAGAAAAAGCCATGATTGAACTGGTTGATTTCAACGAGATCTACGGTAAAGGAAAAGGTGAAGCTGCTGCGCCTGCTAAGAAAACCCGTCGTGCCGGTGGTGCGAAGAAAAAGGCTGAAGCTACAACTGAAGAAGTTGCTGCTGCTCCTGCTGCTGAAGAAACAAAAGAAGAAAAATCAGCTGAATAA
- the carA gene encoding glutamine-hydrolyzing carbamoyl-phosphate synthase small subunit translates to MTQPHKPTGTQTAILMLEDGNVFYGKAFGKIGTTTGEICFNTGMTGYQEVFTDPSYTGQIIIMNNVHTGNYGTFAKDVESNSVKIKGLIGRNLEDRFSRYFADKSLQQYLEEQHIVSIEDVDTRALVAHVRTKGAMNCIISSEILDEAKLKEELAKVPSMEGLELASTVSTTEAFNMGDENSPIRIAVMDFGTKLNILQCMVDRGAYLKVFPAKTKIEELKAFNPAGYFISNGPGDPASMDYAIDTVKAIINEKKPTFGICLGHQLLALANDISTFKMHHGHRGLNHPVKNLVTGLCEITTQNHGFGVDPEAVRKAANVEITHVNLNDESIEGIRLKDRPAFSVQYHPESTPGPHDSRYLFDDFIQMIKSSLN, encoded by the coding sequence ATGACACAACCACATAAGCCAACAGGAACTCAAACTGCCATTCTCATGCTGGAAGATGGCAATGTATTTTACGGGAAAGCATTCGGGAAAATTGGTACTACTACCGGTGAGATCTGTTTCAACACAGGTATGACAGGTTACCAGGAAGTATTTACTGATCCCAGTTATACCGGCCAGATCATTATCATGAACAATGTGCATACCGGTAACTACGGCACATTTGCAAAAGATGTAGAAAGCAACAGTGTAAAAATCAAAGGTTTGATCGGCCGTAATCTTGAAGATCGTTTTTCAAGATATTTTGCTGACAAATCATTGCAGCAATACCTTGAAGAGCAGCATATTGTTTCTATTGAAGATGTAGATACAAGAGCCTTGGTAGCCCATGTGCGTACGAAAGGCGCCATGAACTGCATCATTTCATCGGAAATATTAGACGAAGCAAAACTGAAAGAAGAGTTAGCAAAGGTTCCCTCAATGGAAGGATTGGAGTTGGCAAGCACAGTAAGTACAACAGAAGCATTTAATATGGGTGATGAAAATTCACCGATCCGTATTGCGGTAATGGATTTTGGTACTAAGCTGAACATTCTGCAATGCATGGTTGATCGGGGTGCTTATTTAAAAGTATTCCCTGCAAAAACAAAGATCGAAGAGCTGAAAGCGTTTAACCCTGCGGGTTACTTTATATCAAATGGTCCCGGCGATCCTGCCAGTATGGATTATGCCATTGACACAGTGAAGGCGATCATCAACGAGAAGAAGCCAACGTTTGGTATCTGTCTCGGTCATCAGTTGCTGGCGTTGGCAAATGATATTTCCACATTCAAAATGCATCATGGTCACCGTGGATTAAACCACCCGGTGAAAAACCTGGTGACAGGATTGTGTGAGATCACTACACAAAATCATGGATTTGGTGTTGATCCGGAAGCGGTGCGTAAAGCAGCCAATGTCGAGATCACCCATGTGAACCTGAATGATGAATCAATTGAAGGGATTCGTTTGAAAGATCGTCCTGCGTTTTCGGTGCAGTATCATCCGGAGAGCACACCCGGCCCGCACGACAGCCGTTACCTGTTTGATGATTTTATTCAAATGATCAAAAGCAGTTTAAATTAA
- the aroQ gene encoding type II 3-dehydroquinate dehydratase — translation MKKIAIINGPNLNLLGKREPGVYGNKSFEEYFEELKAKFPAVEFHYYQSNVEGELINELQRVGFSYDGIVLNPGGYTHTSVAIGDAIAAITTPVVEVHISNIHAREEFRKLSHVSAKAAGSIIGLGMKGYELGVFYLLH, via the coding sequence ATGAAGAAGATCGCCATCATCAATGGGCCCAACTTAAACCTCCTTGGAAAACGGGAGCCGGGAGTTTATGGCAACAAGTCGTTTGAAGAATATTTTGAAGAGCTGAAAGCAAAATTTCCTGCTGTTGAGTTTCATTATTATCAGAGCAATGTAGAAGGTGAGTTGATCAATGAACTACAGCGTGTTGGATTTTCGTATGATGGCATTGTACTGAATCCCGGTGGCTACACCCATACTTCCGTTGCCATTGGCGATGCCATTGCAGCCATTACAACACCTGTTGTGGAAGTGCATATTTCCAATATACATGCACGTGAAGAATTCCGGAAACTGTCGCATGTAAGTGCCAAGGCTGCCGGTAGTATTATTGGGTTGGGGATGAAAGGGTATGAGTTGGGAGTGTTTTATCTGCTACACTAG
- a CDS encoding sulfatase-like hydrolase/transferase yields MKLLHKILPNFLHCFSIPVFFILHNYIDFAGLIDLGKISGLIIAWITAPAVLLFFYWLILRDLSKSALLTSILLSVYFFAAPFMKEIKAVPFLCYFSRYSIFLPLLFISLILTHHFVHKTRKKIERAHLFLNVTILILLSYEIFQLSIYGFASLKERNAIVTQNNTVLNKIEIKEQIKPDIFFLIFDEHPSTKSLHTLFNYNNNSLDSSLSKLDFRVSAGATSAYHHTVACIYSLLGLTEFSPKNSNELILKQQYAINIKLAENRLVPFLQTNGYTFINASMFDFKDNKSLVRKYIHWNSPEDMIQNQTILRKVKQDIGWNFTSFYKKAFITDFNRRINDEVIYTKRINQLIDSSLTIDTIKPKFFYGHFFLPHDPFKFDEKGNTINWSYESYKNQYHTTATYLNQVKYANKTIIELANKILRNNKRPSIIIIQGDHGNRRFDLNKFPQDHKQKILSAIYFPDKDYSQIPDDLYSPNTFRIILNKYFQQQIPLLKK; encoded by the coding sequence ATGAAACTACTTCATAAAATACTGCCGAATTTTCTTCATTGCTTTTCAATACCAGTATTTTTCATACTTCATAACTATATTGATTTTGCAGGCTTAATTGATTTAGGGAAAATATCCGGTCTAATAATTGCATGGATAACAGCGCCAGCAGTTTTACTTTTTTTTTATTGGTTAATCCTCAGAGACTTGTCAAAGTCGGCATTATTAACCTCTATATTACTTTCAGTTTATTTTTTTGCAGCACCGTTTATGAAGGAAATCAAGGCTGTCCCTTTTCTATGTTATTTCTCTAGATATTCCATTTTTCTTCCGCTCCTATTTATTTCCCTCATATTAACTCATCATTTTGTTCATAAAACAAGGAAAAAGATTGAAAGAGCGCACTTGTTCTTAAATGTTACGATACTAATATTATTGAGTTATGAAATATTTCAACTTTCTATATACGGATTCGCTTCACTCAAGGAACGAAATGCAATAGTTACCCAAAATAACACGGTGCTAAATAAAATAGAAATAAAAGAACAAATTAAGCCGGATATTTTTTTTCTAATATTTGATGAACATCCCAGTACTAAATCACTTCATACACTATTCAACTATAATAATAACTCATTGGATAGTAGTTTGAGTAAACTTGATTTTAGAGTTTCGGCTGGCGCAACCAGCGCATATCACCATACTGTTGCGTGCATTTATTCACTACTTGGGCTCACTGAATTTTCGCCCAAAAACAGTAATGAACTTATTTTAAAACAACAGTATGCAATAAATATCAAACTCGCAGAAAATAGACTGGTCCCGTTCTTACAAACTAATGGTTACACATTTATTAATGCTAGCATGTTCGACTTTAAGGATAATAAATCATTGGTACGAAAGTATATCCATTGGAATTCTCCTGAAGATATGATTCAAAACCAAACTATTTTGAGAAAAGTAAAACAGGATATTGGTTGGAATTTTACTAGCTTTTATAAAAAGGCTTTTATTACTGATTTTAACCGACGAATCAATGATGAGGTAATATATACTAAAAGAATCAATCAATTAATCGACTCTTCATTAACCATCGATACTATTAAACCCAAGTTTTTCTATGGACACTTTTTTTTACCACATGATCCTTTCAAATTTGACGAAAAAGGCAATACAATTAATTGGAGCTATGAATCATACAAAAATCAATACCATACAACAGCGACCTATCTAAACCAAGTAAAGTATGCAAACAAAACAATCATTGAACTGGCTAATAAAATACTTAGAAACAATAAACGTCCTTCAATTATAATAATCCAAGGCGATCATGGTAACAGACGCTTCGATCTTAATAAATTCCCACAAGATCACAAACAAAAAATCCTATCTGCAATATACTTCCCTGATAAAGATTATAGCCAGATACCAGATGACCTATACTCTCCCAACACCTTCAGGATCATCCTCAATAAATACTTTCAGCAACAAATTCCGTTGCTGAAAAAGTAA